Proteins encoded by one window of Scatophagus argus isolate fScaArg1 chromosome 4, fScaArg1.pri, whole genome shotgun sequence:
- the sgsm1a gene encoding small G protein signaling modulator 1 isoform X1, whose protein sequence is MASTMAEAETRQRLLRTVKKEVKQIMEEAVTRKFVHEDSSHIVSFCAAVEACVLHGLKRRAAGFLRSNKVAALFMKVGKSFAPAEELCRKAQELEQIIETKRSQSLQSQDSLRKMPRLPSLTPQGVKNLWIRTALFEKVLDKIVLYLVENSSKYYEKEAVLMDPVDGPILASLLVGPCALEYTKMKTADHFWTDPSADELVQRHRIHGGHCRQDSPTKRPALCIQKRHSSSSMDERPSPSLSAREYVESLHQNSRVTLLFGKNNVLVQPRDDMEAVPGYLSLHQNADIMTLKWTPNQLMNGSVGDLDYERSVYWDYAMTIPLEEIVYLHCHQQVDSGGTVVLVSQDGIQRPPLRFPKGGHLLQFLSCLENGLLPHGQLDPPLWSQRGKGKVFPKLRKRVPQGSGSTDSVSDKEEDEATDYVFRILFPNSQSEFVTPPDLMDQAVTMWQPTLRKSSCSSCSQGSFSDGTTPKGCNHERAPLKLLCDTMKYQIISRAFYGWLAYCRHLSTVRTHLSALVNHTIVAPDVPCDAYKGLTADVWQTFLQDCTAYEEKELLRLVYFGGVDPSLRKEVWPFLLGHYRFGMSEAERKEVDEQVRVCYQQTMREWLGCEEIVRRREKEQHAAALAKCSSGASMDSSSQKITHHDSTISNESQSSQSSDRQSLARLQSDSSSSTQFFTSSHPFPWSSLLPFGLFFQVFESVEEADQIETEPKNEEAKQVPKMPNGALQNGTSSPDSGHPSSRNFSVTSGLSDGSLSTEDSAAPDTRSAAVPQVPQSPVKTAGVVKDCESVTDDSQVKGKVKNKEEEEEEEEKALDVTKAAKNTKTEVTGENMIHPLEEVMVKEPKTSEGCGAVQMEEKDESKTDKPQEVSLAEGKEGISLDPMAPEVEKNLIFSTDARVSRAREAYFTSQRDEAQAQTESDESPSAIEMEEIPKAKVSMVPWSRKGHCEASSLSDDSVPHVELRQEEEQGKPSPEGTESILSEEPEMESLYPNFEGSESTKSEATSQETSGSTFSQELLDLYTLNLHRIEKDVQRCDRNYWYFTPANLEKLRNVMCSYIWRHLDIGYVQGMCDLLAPLLVILDDEAVAFSCFTELMKRMNQNFPHGGAMDTHFANMRSLIQILDSELFELMHQNGDYTHFYFCYRWFLLDFKRELVYDDVFAVWETIWAAKCVSSSHFVLFIALALVEIYRDIILENNMDFTDIIKFFNEMAEHHNIKQILTQARDLVYKVQMLIENK, encoded by the exons GAAATTTGTTCACGAGGACAGCAGCCATATCGTGTCTTTTTGTG CCGCAGTGGAGGCATGCGTTCTGCACGGGCTCAAACGGCGGGCGGCGGGCTTTCTGCGCAGCAACAAGGTGGCGGCACTCTTCATGAAGGTGGGGAAGAGCTTCGCCCCGGCTGAGGAGCTGTGTAGGAAGGCCCAGGAGCTCGAGCAGATCATTGAGACAAA AAGAAGTCAAAGCTTGCAAAGTCAAGACAGTCTTCGCAAGATGCCCCGACTGCCCAGCCTCACCCCACAGGGAGTTAAGAACCTGTGGATCCGGACGGCTCTGTTTGAAAAGGTGCTGGACAAGATTGTTCTCTACCTGGTGGAGAACAGCAG TAAATATTACGAGAAGGAAGCTGTTCTGATGGACCCCGTGGACGGACCTATCCTCGCCTCTTTGTTAG TGGGACCTTGTGCCTTGGAGTACACAAAGATGAAGACAGCCGACCACTTCTGGACGGACCCGTCTGCTGACGAGCTGGTGCAAAGACATCGCATCCATGGTGGCCACTGCAGGCAGGATTCTCCCACTAAAAGGCCTGCACTGTGT ATCCAGAAGCGGcactccagcagcagcatggacgaacgcccctccccctccttaTCAGCTCGTGAATACGTGGAGTCCCTGCATCAAAACAGCAGGGTGACGCTACTGTTTGGCAAGAACAATGTGCTCGTACAACCG AGAGATGACATGGAGGCTGTCCCAGGTTACCTCTCTCTGCACCAGAATGCTGATATCATGACCCTGAAGTGGACACCCAATCAGCTCATGAACGGCTCTGTTGGAGACTTGGACTACGAACGCAG tgtttactgGGACTATGCCATGACAATCCCTCTGGAGGAAATAGTTTACCTTCACTGTCATCAACAAG TTGACAGTGGGGGGACAGTGGTGCTGGTCAGTCAGGATGGTATCCAGAGGCCTCCACTTCGTTTCCCCAAAGGAGGCCACTTGCTCCAGTTCCTCTCCTGCCTGGAAAATGGTCTGCTTCCCCATGGCCAGCTGGACCCTCCTCTTTGGTCCCAGCGGGGAAAG GGAAAGGTGTTTCCCAAGCTGCGGAAGAGGGTTCCTCAGGGATCTGGATCCACAGACTCGGTCTCGGATAAGGAGGAAGACGAGGCCACAGACTATGTCTTCCGCATCCTCTTTCcaaacagccagtcagagtTTG TGACTCCTCCAGACTTGATGGATCAGGCGGTGACGATGTGGCAGCCCACTCTCAGGAAGTCCTCGTGTTCTTCTTGTTCTCAGGGGAGCTTCTCAGATGGGACGACACCCAAGGGTTGCAACCATGAGAG AGCTCCTCTGAAGCTGCTGTGCGACACCATGAAGTATCAGATCATCTCTCGGGCATTTTATGGCT GGTTGGCCTACTGCCGTCACCTGTCCACTGTGCGTACACACCTCTCTGCTCTCGTCAATCACACCATAGTGGCGCCCGACGTGCCATGTGATGCCTACAAGGGGCTCACTGCAGACGTGTGGCAGACGTTCCTGCAGGACTGCACA GCGTATGAGGAGAAGGAGCTCCTTCGTCTGGTCTACTTTGGCGGTGTGGACCCCTCACTGCGTAAAGAGGTGTGGCCTTTCCTGTTGGGTCATTATCGGTTTGGGATGTCAGAAGCCGAGAGGAAGGAG gTGGATGAACAGGTTCGAGTGTGCTACCAGCAGACCATGCGCGAGTGGCTCGGCTGTGAGGAGATTGTCCGCCGGCGCGAGAAGGAGCAGCATGCCGCAGCATTAGCAAAGTGCTCCTCTGGAGCGAGCATGGACAGTTCCAGTCAGAAAATCACCCACCACGACTCGACCATCAGCAACGAG TCCCAGTCCTCCCAGAGCTCAGACAGGCAGAGTCTGGCTCGTCTGCAGAGCgactccagcagcagcacacag TTCTTCACATCCTCCCATCCCTTCCCCTGGAGTAGTCTGCTTCCCTTTGGCTTGTTCTTTCAGGTGTTTGAGTCCGTAGAGGAGGCAGACCAGATCGAGACGGAGCCCAAGAACGAAGAGGCCAAGCAGGTGCCAAAGATGCCCAACGGAGCTCTTCAGAACGGGACAAGCTCTCCTGACTCTGGACATCCCTCCTCCCGCAACTTCTCTGTCACCTCCGGCCTGTCAGACGGCTCACTCAGCACAGAGGACAGCGCCGCACCTGATACAAGATCTGCAGCTGTCCCTCAGGTGCCACAGAGTCCCGTCAAAACTGCAGGAGTTGTGAAAGACTGTGAAAGTGTGACAGACGACAGCCAGGTGAAAGGTAAAGTGAagaacaaagaggaggaggaggaggaggaggagaaagcacTTGACGTAACCAAGGCTGCAAAAAATACCAAGACTGAGGTGACAGGAGAAAATATGATTCATCCACTTGAAGAGGTGATGGTGAAGGAACCCAAAACGTCTGAGGGGTGTGGAGCAGTGCAAATGGAGGAAAAGGATGAATCGAAGACAGATAAACCACAAGAGGTTTCGTTggcagaaggaaaagaaggCATATCCTTAGATCCCATGGCTCCTGAAGTTGAAAAGAACCTCATTTTCTCCACAGACGCCAGGGTCTCGAGAGCAAGAGAAGCCTACTTTACCTCGCAGAGAGACGAGGCTCAGGCCCAGACTGAATCTGATGAGTCTCCCTCAGCCATAGAGATGGAGGAGATCCCGAAAGCCAAAGTTTCCATGGTGCCTTGGAGCAGGAAGGGACATTGTGAAGCATCGTCTCTCTCTGATGACTCTGTCCCTCATGTGGAGctcaggcaggaggaggagcagggaaaGCCCAGTCCAGAAGGCACCGAGTCCATCCTGTCTGAGGAGCCGGAGATGGAGAGCCTTTACCCTAACTTTGAAGGTTCTGAAAGCACCAAGAGTGAAGCGACCTCTCAAGAGACTTCTGGGAGCACCTTCTCT CAAGAGCTTTTGGACCTGTATACATTAAATCTGCACCGCATTGAAAAGGACGTCCAGCGCTGTGACAGAAACTATTGGTACTTCACTCCTGCCAATCTGGAGAAACTACGCAACGTCATGTGCAG TTATATCTGGAGGCACCTTGACATCGGTTACGTACAGGGCATGTGTGATCTGCTGGCTCCGCTTCTAGTCATTCTGGATGACG AGGCCGTGGCCTTCAGCTGTTTCACCGAACTCATGAAAAGGATGAATCAAAACTTTCCACATGGAGGAGCTATGGACACTCACTTTGCCAACATGCGCTCTCTAATCCAG ATCCTGGATTCTGAGCTATTTGAGCTAATGCACCAGAATGGAGACTACACCCACTTCTACTTCTGCTATCGCTGGTTTCTCCTAGACTTCAAGAGGG AGCTCGTGTATGATGATGTTTTTGCAGTCTGGGAAACCATCTGGGCAGCCAAGTGTGTCTCATCTAGTCACTTTGTCCTCTTCATTGCCCTGGCACTGGTGGAGATCTACAGGGACATCATCCTGGAGAACAACATGGACTTTACTGACATCATTAAGTTCTTCAATG aaaTGGCTGAGCACCACAACATAAAGCAGATTTTGACCCAGGCCAGAGATCTGGTGTACAAGGTGCAGATGCTGATAGAGAACAAGTGA
- the sgsm1a gene encoding small G protein signaling modulator 1 isoform X3 translates to MSLTAAVEACVLHGLKRRAAGFLRSNKVAALFMKVGKSFAPAEELCRKAQELEQIIETKRSQSLQSQDSLRKMPRLPSLTPQGVKNLWIRTALFEKVLDKIVLYLVENSSKYYEKEAVLMDPVDGPILASLLVGPCALEYTKMKTADHFWTDPSADELVQRHRIHGGHCRQDSPTKRPALCIQKRHSSSSMDERPSPSLSAREYVESLHQNSRVTLLFGKNNVLVQPRDDMEAVPGYLSLHQNADIMTLKWTPNQLMNGSVGDLDYERSVYWDYAMTIPLEEIVYLHCHQQVDSGGTVVLVSQDGIQRPPLRFPKGGHLLQFLSCLENGLLPHGQLDPPLWSQRGKGKVFPKLRKRVPQGSGSTDSVSDKEEDEATDYVFRILFPNSQSEFVTPPDLMDQAVTMWQPTLRKSSCSSCSQGSFSDGTTPKGCNHERAPLKLLCDTMKYQIISRAFYGWLAYCRHLSTVRTHLSALVNHTIVAPDVPCDAYKGLTADVWQTFLQDCTAYEEKELLRLVYFGGVDPSLRKEVWPFLLGHYRFGMSEAERKEVDEQVRVCYQQTMREWLGCEEIVRRREKEQHAAALAKCSSGASMDSSSQKITHHDSTISNESQSSQSSDRQSLARLQSDSSSSTQFFTSSHPFPWSSLLPFGLFFQVFESVEEADQIETEPKNEEAKQVPKMPNGALQNGTSSPDSGHPSSRNFSVTSGLSDGSLSTEDSAAPDTRSAAVPQVPQSPVKTAGVVKDCESVTDDSQVKGKVKNKEEEEEEEEKALDVTKAAKNTKTEVTGENMIHPLEEVMVKEPKTSEGCGAVQMEEKDESKTDKPQEVSLAEGKEGISLDPMAPEVEKNLIFSTDARVSRAREAYFTSQRDEAQAQTESDESPSAIEMEEIPKAKVSMVPWSRKGHCEASSLSDDSVPHVELRQEEEQGKPSPEGTESILSEEPEMESLYPNFEGSESTKSEATSQETSGSTFSQELLDLYTLNLHRIEKDVQRCDRNYWYFTPANLEKLRNVMCSYIWRHLDIGYVQGMCDLLAPLLVILDDEAVAFSCFTELMKRMNQNFPHGGAMDTHFANMRSLIQILDSELFELMHQNGDYTHFYFCYRWFLLDFKRELVYDDVFAVWETIWAAKCVSSSHFVLFIALALVEIYRDIILENNMDFTDIIKFFNEMAEHHNIKQILTQARDLVYKVQMLIENK, encoded by the exons ATGTCATTGACTG CCGCAGTGGAGGCATGCGTTCTGCACGGGCTCAAACGGCGGGCGGCGGGCTTTCTGCGCAGCAACAAGGTGGCGGCACTCTTCATGAAGGTGGGGAAGAGCTTCGCCCCGGCTGAGGAGCTGTGTAGGAAGGCCCAGGAGCTCGAGCAGATCATTGAGACAAA AAGAAGTCAAAGCTTGCAAAGTCAAGACAGTCTTCGCAAGATGCCCCGACTGCCCAGCCTCACCCCACAGGGAGTTAAGAACCTGTGGATCCGGACGGCTCTGTTTGAAAAGGTGCTGGACAAGATTGTTCTCTACCTGGTGGAGAACAGCAG TAAATATTACGAGAAGGAAGCTGTTCTGATGGACCCCGTGGACGGACCTATCCTCGCCTCTTTGTTAG TGGGACCTTGTGCCTTGGAGTACACAAAGATGAAGACAGCCGACCACTTCTGGACGGACCCGTCTGCTGACGAGCTGGTGCAAAGACATCGCATCCATGGTGGCCACTGCAGGCAGGATTCTCCCACTAAAAGGCCTGCACTGTGT ATCCAGAAGCGGcactccagcagcagcatggacgaacgcccctccccctccttaTCAGCTCGTGAATACGTGGAGTCCCTGCATCAAAACAGCAGGGTGACGCTACTGTTTGGCAAGAACAATGTGCTCGTACAACCG AGAGATGACATGGAGGCTGTCCCAGGTTACCTCTCTCTGCACCAGAATGCTGATATCATGACCCTGAAGTGGACACCCAATCAGCTCATGAACGGCTCTGTTGGAGACTTGGACTACGAACGCAG tgtttactgGGACTATGCCATGACAATCCCTCTGGAGGAAATAGTTTACCTTCACTGTCATCAACAAG TTGACAGTGGGGGGACAGTGGTGCTGGTCAGTCAGGATGGTATCCAGAGGCCTCCACTTCGTTTCCCCAAAGGAGGCCACTTGCTCCAGTTCCTCTCCTGCCTGGAAAATGGTCTGCTTCCCCATGGCCAGCTGGACCCTCCTCTTTGGTCCCAGCGGGGAAAG GGAAAGGTGTTTCCCAAGCTGCGGAAGAGGGTTCCTCAGGGATCTGGATCCACAGACTCGGTCTCGGATAAGGAGGAAGACGAGGCCACAGACTATGTCTTCCGCATCCTCTTTCcaaacagccagtcagagtTTG TGACTCCTCCAGACTTGATGGATCAGGCGGTGACGATGTGGCAGCCCACTCTCAGGAAGTCCTCGTGTTCTTCTTGTTCTCAGGGGAGCTTCTCAGATGGGACGACACCCAAGGGTTGCAACCATGAGAG AGCTCCTCTGAAGCTGCTGTGCGACACCATGAAGTATCAGATCATCTCTCGGGCATTTTATGGCT GGTTGGCCTACTGCCGTCACCTGTCCACTGTGCGTACACACCTCTCTGCTCTCGTCAATCACACCATAGTGGCGCCCGACGTGCCATGTGATGCCTACAAGGGGCTCACTGCAGACGTGTGGCAGACGTTCCTGCAGGACTGCACA GCGTATGAGGAGAAGGAGCTCCTTCGTCTGGTCTACTTTGGCGGTGTGGACCCCTCACTGCGTAAAGAGGTGTGGCCTTTCCTGTTGGGTCATTATCGGTTTGGGATGTCAGAAGCCGAGAGGAAGGAG gTGGATGAACAGGTTCGAGTGTGCTACCAGCAGACCATGCGCGAGTGGCTCGGCTGTGAGGAGATTGTCCGCCGGCGCGAGAAGGAGCAGCATGCCGCAGCATTAGCAAAGTGCTCCTCTGGAGCGAGCATGGACAGTTCCAGTCAGAAAATCACCCACCACGACTCGACCATCAGCAACGAG TCCCAGTCCTCCCAGAGCTCAGACAGGCAGAGTCTGGCTCGTCTGCAGAGCgactccagcagcagcacacag TTCTTCACATCCTCCCATCCCTTCCCCTGGAGTAGTCTGCTTCCCTTTGGCTTGTTCTTTCAGGTGTTTGAGTCCGTAGAGGAGGCAGACCAGATCGAGACGGAGCCCAAGAACGAAGAGGCCAAGCAGGTGCCAAAGATGCCCAACGGAGCTCTTCAGAACGGGACAAGCTCTCCTGACTCTGGACATCCCTCCTCCCGCAACTTCTCTGTCACCTCCGGCCTGTCAGACGGCTCACTCAGCACAGAGGACAGCGCCGCACCTGATACAAGATCTGCAGCTGTCCCTCAGGTGCCACAGAGTCCCGTCAAAACTGCAGGAGTTGTGAAAGACTGTGAAAGTGTGACAGACGACAGCCAGGTGAAAGGTAAAGTGAagaacaaagaggaggaggaggaggaggaggagaaagcacTTGACGTAACCAAGGCTGCAAAAAATACCAAGACTGAGGTGACAGGAGAAAATATGATTCATCCACTTGAAGAGGTGATGGTGAAGGAACCCAAAACGTCTGAGGGGTGTGGAGCAGTGCAAATGGAGGAAAAGGATGAATCGAAGACAGATAAACCACAAGAGGTTTCGTTggcagaaggaaaagaaggCATATCCTTAGATCCCATGGCTCCTGAAGTTGAAAAGAACCTCATTTTCTCCACAGACGCCAGGGTCTCGAGAGCAAGAGAAGCCTACTTTACCTCGCAGAGAGACGAGGCTCAGGCCCAGACTGAATCTGATGAGTCTCCCTCAGCCATAGAGATGGAGGAGATCCCGAAAGCCAAAGTTTCCATGGTGCCTTGGAGCAGGAAGGGACATTGTGAAGCATCGTCTCTCTCTGATGACTCTGTCCCTCATGTGGAGctcaggcaggaggaggagcagggaaaGCCCAGTCCAGAAGGCACCGAGTCCATCCTGTCTGAGGAGCCGGAGATGGAGAGCCTTTACCCTAACTTTGAAGGTTCTGAAAGCACCAAGAGTGAAGCGACCTCTCAAGAGACTTCTGGGAGCACCTTCTCT CAAGAGCTTTTGGACCTGTATACATTAAATCTGCACCGCATTGAAAAGGACGTCCAGCGCTGTGACAGAAACTATTGGTACTTCACTCCTGCCAATCTGGAGAAACTACGCAACGTCATGTGCAG TTATATCTGGAGGCACCTTGACATCGGTTACGTACAGGGCATGTGTGATCTGCTGGCTCCGCTTCTAGTCATTCTGGATGACG AGGCCGTGGCCTTCAGCTGTTTCACCGAACTCATGAAAAGGATGAATCAAAACTTTCCACATGGAGGAGCTATGGACACTCACTTTGCCAACATGCGCTCTCTAATCCAG ATCCTGGATTCTGAGCTATTTGAGCTAATGCACCAGAATGGAGACTACACCCACTTCTACTTCTGCTATCGCTGGTTTCTCCTAGACTTCAAGAGGG AGCTCGTGTATGATGATGTTTTTGCAGTCTGGGAAACCATCTGGGCAGCCAAGTGTGTCTCATCTAGTCACTTTGTCCTCTTCATTGCCCTGGCACTGGTGGAGATCTACAGGGACATCATCCTGGAGAACAACATGGACTTTACTGACATCATTAAGTTCTTCAATG aaaTGGCTGAGCACCACAACATAAAGCAGATTTTGACCCAGGCCAGAGATCTGGTGTACAAGGTGCAGATGCTGATAGAGAACAAGTGA
- the sgsm1a gene encoding small G protein signaling modulator 1 isoform X2 gives MASTMAEAETRQRLLRTVKKEVKQIMEEAVTRKFVHEDSSHIVSFCAAVEACVLHGLKRRAAGFLRSNKVAALFMKVGKSFAPAEELCRKAQELEQIIETKRSQSLQSQDSLRKMPRLPSLTPQGVKNLWIRTALFEKVLDKIVLYLVENSSKYYEKEAVLMDPVDGPILASLLVGPCALEYTKMKTADHFWTDPSADELVQRHRIHGGHCRQDSPTKRPALCIQKRHSSSSMDERPSPSLSAREYVESLHQNSRVTLLFGKNNVLVQPRDDMEAVPGYLSLHQNADIMTLKWTPNQLMNGSVGDLDYERSVYWDYAMTIPLEEIVYLHCHQQVDSGGTVVLVSQDGIQRPPLRFPKGGHLLQFLSCLENGLLPHGQLDPPLWSQRGKGKVFPKLRKRVPQGSGSTDSVSDKEEDEATDYVFRILFPNSQSEFVTPPDLMDQAVTMWQPTLRKSSCSSCSQGSFSDGTTPKGCNHERAPLKLLCDTMKYQIISRAFYGWLAYCRHLSTVRTHLSALVNHTIVAPDVPCDAYKGLTADVWQTFLQDCTAYEEKELLRLVYFGGVDPSLRKEVWPFLLGHYRFGMSEAERKEVDEQVRVCYQQTMREWLGCEEIVRRREKEQHAAALAKCSSGASMDSSSQKITHHDSTISNESQSSQSSDRQSLARLQSDSSSSTQVFESVEEADQIETEPKNEEAKQVPKMPNGALQNGTSSPDSGHPSSRNFSVTSGLSDGSLSTEDSAAPDTRSAAVPQVPQSPVKTAGVVKDCESVTDDSQVKGKVKNKEEEEEEEEKALDVTKAAKNTKTEVTGENMIHPLEEVMVKEPKTSEGCGAVQMEEKDESKTDKPQEVSLAEGKEGISLDPMAPEVEKNLIFSTDARVSRAREAYFTSQRDEAQAQTESDESPSAIEMEEIPKAKVSMVPWSRKGHCEASSLSDDSVPHVELRQEEEQGKPSPEGTESILSEEPEMESLYPNFEGSESTKSEATSQETSGSTFSQELLDLYTLNLHRIEKDVQRCDRNYWYFTPANLEKLRNVMCSYIWRHLDIGYVQGMCDLLAPLLVILDDEAVAFSCFTELMKRMNQNFPHGGAMDTHFANMRSLIQILDSELFELMHQNGDYTHFYFCYRWFLLDFKRELVYDDVFAVWETIWAAKCVSSSHFVLFIALALVEIYRDIILENNMDFTDIIKFFNEMAEHHNIKQILTQARDLVYKVQMLIENK, from the exons GAAATTTGTTCACGAGGACAGCAGCCATATCGTGTCTTTTTGTG CCGCAGTGGAGGCATGCGTTCTGCACGGGCTCAAACGGCGGGCGGCGGGCTTTCTGCGCAGCAACAAGGTGGCGGCACTCTTCATGAAGGTGGGGAAGAGCTTCGCCCCGGCTGAGGAGCTGTGTAGGAAGGCCCAGGAGCTCGAGCAGATCATTGAGACAAA AAGAAGTCAAAGCTTGCAAAGTCAAGACAGTCTTCGCAAGATGCCCCGACTGCCCAGCCTCACCCCACAGGGAGTTAAGAACCTGTGGATCCGGACGGCTCTGTTTGAAAAGGTGCTGGACAAGATTGTTCTCTACCTGGTGGAGAACAGCAG TAAATATTACGAGAAGGAAGCTGTTCTGATGGACCCCGTGGACGGACCTATCCTCGCCTCTTTGTTAG TGGGACCTTGTGCCTTGGAGTACACAAAGATGAAGACAGCCGACCACTTCTGGACGGACCCGTCTGCTGACGAGCTGGTGCAAAGACATCGCATCCATGGTGGCCACTGCAGGCAGGATTCTCCCACTAAAAGGCCTGCACTGTGT ATCCAGAAGCGGcactccagcagcagcatggacgaacgcccctccccctccttaTCAGCTCGTGAATACGTGGAGTCCCTGCATCAAAACAGCAGGGTGACGCTACTGTTTGGCAAGAACAATGTGCTCGTACAACCG AGAGATGACATGGAGGCTGTCCCAGGTTACCTCTCTCTGCACCAGAATGCTGATATCATGACCCTGAAGTGGACACCCAATCAGCTCATGAACGGCTCTGTTGGAGACTTGGACTACGAACGCAG tgtttactgGGACTATGCCATGACAATCCCTCTGGAGGAAATAGTTTACCTTCACTGTCATCAACAAG TTGACAGTGGGGGGACAGTGGTGCTGGTCAGTCAGGATGGTATCCAGAGGCCTCCACTTCGTTTCCCCAAAGGAGGCCACTTGCTCCAGTTCCTCTCCTGCCTGGAAAATGGTCTGCTTCCCCATGGCCAGCTGGACCCTCCTCTTTGGTCCCAGCGGGGAAAG GGAAAGGTGTTTCCCAAGCTGCGGAAGAGGGTTCCTCAGGGATCTGGATCCACAGACTCGGTCTCGGATAAGGAGGAAGACGAGGCCACAGACTATGTCTTCCGCATCCTCTTTCcaaacagccagtcagagtTTG TGACTCCTCCAGACTTGATGGATCAGGCGGTGACGATGTGGCAGCCCACTCTCAGGAAGTCCTCGTGTTCTTCTTGTTCTCAGGGGAGCTTCTCAGATGGGACGACACCCAAGGGTTGCAACCATGAGAG AGCTCCTCTGAAGCTGCTGTGCGACACCATGAAGTATCAGATCATCTCTCGGGCATTTTATGGCT GGTTGGCCTACTGCCGTCACCTGTCCACTGTGCGTACACACCTCTCTGCTCTCGTCAATCACACCATAGTGGCGCCCGACGTGCCATGTGATGCCTACAAGGGGCTCACTGCAGACGTGTGGCAGACGTTCCTGCAGGACTGCACA GCGTATGAGGAGAAGGAGCTCCTTCGTCTGGTCTACTTTGGCGGTGTGGACCCCTCACTGCGTAAAGAGGTGTGGCCTTTCCTGTTGGGTCATTATCGGTTTGGGATGTCAGAAGCCGAGAGGAAGGAG gTGGATGAACAGGTTCGAGTGTGCTACCAGCAGACCATGCGCGAGTGGCTCGGCTGTGAGGAGATTGTCCGCCGGCGCGAGAAGGAGCAGCATGCCGCAGCATTAGCAAAGTGCTCCTCTGGAGCGAGCATGGACAGTTCCAGTCAGAAAATCACCCACCACGACTCGACCATCAGCAACGAG TCCCAGTCCTCCCAGAGCTCAGACAGGCAGAGTCTGGCTCGTCTGCAGAGCgactccagcagcagcacacag GTGTTTGAGTCCGTAGAGGAGGCAGACCAGATCGAGACGGAGCCCAAGAACGAAGAGGCCAAGCAGGTGCCAAAGATGCCCAACGGAGCTCTTCAGAACGGGACAAGCTCTCCTGACTCTGGACATCCCTCCTCCCGCAACTTCTCTGTCACCTCCGGCCTGTCAGACGGCTCACTCAGCACAGAGGACAGCGCCGCACCTGATACAAGATCTGCAGCTGTCCCTCAGGTGCCACAGAGTCCCGTCAAAACTGCAGGAGTTGTGAAAGACTGTGAAAGTGTGACAGACGACAGCCAGGTGAAAGGTAAAGTGAagaacaaagaggaggaggaggaggaggaggagaaagcacTTGACGTAACCAAGGCTGCAAAAAATACCAAGACTGAGGTGACAGGAGAAAATATGATTCATCCACTTGAAGAGGTGATGGTGAAGGAACCCAAAACGTCTGAGGGGTGTGGAGCAGTGCAAATGGAGGAAAAGGATGAATCGAAGACAGATAAACCACAAGAGGTTTCGTTggcagaaggaaaagaaggCATATCCTTAGATCCCATGGCTCCTGAAGTTGAAAAGAACCTCATTTTCTCCACAGACGCCAGGGTCTCGAGAGCAAGAGAAGCCTACTTTACCTCGCAGAGAGACGAGGCTCAGGCCCAGACTGAATCTGATGAGTCTCCCTCAGCCATAGAGATGGAGGAGATCCCGAAAGCCAAAGTTTCCATGGTGCCTTGGAGCAGGAAGGGACATTGTGAAGCATCGTCTCTCTCTGATGACTCTGTCCCTCATGTGGAGctcaggcaggaggaggagcagggaaaGCCCAGTCCAGAAGGCACCGAGTCCATCCTGTCTGAGGAGCCGGAGATGGAGAGCCTTTACCCTAACTTTGAAGGTTCTGAAAGCACCAAGAGTGAAGCGACCTCTCAAGAGACTTCTGGGAGCACCTTCTCT CAAGAGCTTTTGGACCTGTATACATTAAATCTGCACCGCATTGAAAAGGACGTCCAGCGCTGTGACAGAAACTATTGGTACTTCACTCCTGCCAATCTGGAGAAACTACGCAACGTCATGTGCAG TTATATCTGGAGGCACCTTGACATCGGTTACGTACAGGGCATGTGTGATCTGCTGGCTCCGCTTCTAGTCATTCTGGATGACG AGGCCGTGGCCTTCAGCTGTTTCACCGAACTCATGAAAAGGATGAATCAAAACTTTCCACATGGAGGAGCTATGGACACTCACTTTGCCAACATGCGCTCTCTAATCCAG ATCCTGGATTCTGAGCTATTTGAGCTAATGCACCAGAATGGAGACTACACCCACTTCTACTTCTGCTATCGCTGGTTTCTCCTAGACTTCAAGAGGG AGCTCGTGTATGATGATGTTTTTGCAGTCTGGGAAACCATCTGGGCAGCCAAGTGTGTCTCATCTAGTCACTTTGTCCTCTTCATTGCCCTGGCACTGGTGGAGATCTACAGGGACATCATCCTGGAGAACAACATGGACTTTACTGACATCATTAAGTTCTTCAATG aaaTGGCTGAGCACCACAACATAAAGCAGATTTTGACCCAGGCCAGAGATCTGGTGTACAAGGTGCAGATGCTGATAGAGAACAAGTGA